One window of Anaerolineae bacterium genomic DNA carries:
- a CDS encoding 3-isopropylmalate dehydratase small subunit, producing MKLTGKAWVFGDNIDTDVIIPARRLNMSTAEELAKYVMEDLDPSLAGKIEPGDIFVAGKNFGCGSSREHAPLALKGAGVACVIAESFARIFYRNAINIGLPILESPEAARRIRQGDRVTVDLSTGIITDETTGEQFQSEPYPEFILQIIRAGGLIAKTRQDLLGGAA from the coding sequence ATGAAACTCACCGGAAAGGCCTGGGTATTTGGCGACAACATCGACACCGACGTCATCATCCCGGCGCGCCGGCTGAACATGTCCACCGCAGAGGAGCTGGCCAAATATGTGATGGAGGACCTGGACCCCAGCCTGGCGGGGAAGATCGAGCCTGGGGATATCTTTGTGGCCGGCAAGAACTTCGGATGCGGCTCGTCGCGCGAGCACGCGCCGCTGGCATTGAAAGGCGCCGGCGTGGCCTGCGTCATCGCCGAGAGCTTCGCCCGCATCTTTTACCGCAACGCCATCAATATCGGGCTTCCCATCCTGGAATCGCCTGAGGCGGCGCGCCGCATCCGCCAGGGAGATCGGGTCACGGTGGACCTGAGCACCGGCATCATCACCGACGAGACAACCGGCGAGCAGTTCCAGTCGGAGCCGTATCCGGAATTCATCCTGCAAATCATCCGGGCCGGCGGCCTCATCGCCAAGACCCGCCAGGACCTGCTGGGAGGTGCCGCATGA
- the leuB gene encoding 3-isopropylmalate dehydrogenase → MKAHIVLLPGDGIGPEVVAEGVKVLKAVAQERGMELHLQEELLGACAIDRTGSPLPPATLEAVSQCDAVLMGAVGHPKYDDPKLPVRPEQGLLGLRKAMGVFANLRPVAVMPALLHASTLKPEVLQGTDLIVVRELTGGIYFGQPKERGVKDGQRWAMDTMHYWEHEVRRVAHVAFRLARQRRKKLTSVDKANVLECSRMWREVVNEVAQEYPDVTLEHMLVDACAMALIRTPTSFDVVLTENMFGDILTDEAAMLAGSIGMLPSASLGEGRRGLYEPIHGSAPTIAGKNIANPLGTILSVAMLLRHSLDMETEARAVEEAVAAVLAAGYRTADIAEPGCTTVGTSQMGDLVVQHLKL, encoded by the coding sequence ATGAAAGCCCATATCGTGCTCCTGCCGGGTGACGGTATTGGTCCGGAGGTCGTGGCGGAGGGCGTCAAAGTCCTCAAAGCGGTGGCGCAGGAACGCGGCATGGAACTGCATCTGCAGGAGGAACTGCTGGGCGCCTGCGCCATTGACCGCACCGGCAGTCCTCTCCCGCCGGCCACGCTGGAAGCGGTCTCCCAGTGCGACGCTGTGCTGATGGGCGCGGTGGGCCATCCGAAGTACGACGACCCGAAACTGCCGGTACGGCCGGAACAGGGCCTTTTGGGACTGCGCAAAGCCATGGGGGTGTTTGCCAACCTGCGGCCCGTGGCGGTCATGCCGGCCCTGCTCCACGCCTCCACGCTGAAGCCCGAGGTACTGCAGGGCACCGACCTGATCGTGGTGCGCGAGCTGACCGGCGGCATCTATTTCGGCCAGCCCAAGGAGCGCGGGGTGAAGGACGGCCAGCGCTGGGCGATGGATACCATGCACTACTGGGAGCATGAGGTGCGCCGGGTGGCCCATGTGGCCTTTCGCCTGGCGCGCCAGCGCCGCAAAAAGCTGACCTCGGTGGACAAGGCTAATGTGCTGGAATGCTCCCGCATGTGGCGCGAGGTGGTCAACGAGGTGGCACAGGAATATCCCGACGTGACGCTGGAGCACATGTTGGTGGATGCCTGCGCCATGGCGCTGATCCGCACCCCGACCAGCTTCGACGTGGTGCTGACGGAGAACATGTTCGGCGACATCCTGACTGACGAGGCCGCCATGCTCGCCGGCTCCATCGGCATGCTCCCCTCGGCCTCGCTGGGGGAGGGCCGGCGCGGCCTGTATGAGCCGATCCACGGATCGGCCCCGACCATCGCCGGCAAGAACATCGCCAACCCGCTGGGCACCATCCTCAGCGTGGCCATGCTACTGCGCCATTCGCTGGACATGGAGACGGAGGCACGGGCGGTGGAAGAGGCCGTAGCGGCGGTGCTGGCGGCCGGCTACCGCACTGCCGATATCGCCGAACCGGGATGCACCACCGTTGGCACCAGCCAGATGGGCGATCTGGTGGTCCAGCACCTCAAGCTGTGA